In Mariluticola halotolerans, one DNA window encodes the following:
- the rplA gene encoding 50S ribosomal protein L1, whose protein sequence is MAAGKRLKSAAEGIDRKKLYGIDEAVKMVKERAGAKFDETVEIAMNLGVDPRHADQMVRGVINLPNGTGKTVRVAVFAKDAKADEARAAGADIVGADDLAEQIQNGKIDFDRCIATPDMMPLVGRLGKVLGPRNLMPNPKVGTVTPDVAGAVKAAKGGAVEFRVEKAGILHAGVGKASFTEAAILENIKAFADAVSKAKPAGAKGTYIKRVAVSSTMGPGVHVDPSSVLQ, encoded by the coding sequence ATGGCTGCAGGTAAGAGACTTAAATCCGCCGCCGAAGGCATTGACCGCAAGAAGCTTTATGGCATCGACGAAGCCGTGAAGATGGTCAAGGAACGTGCCGGCGCAAAGTTTGACGAAACCGTCGAAATCGCCATGAACCTGGGCGTTGACCCGCGTCACGCTGACCAGATGGTCCGCGGCGTGATCAACCTGCCCAATGGTACAGGCAAGACGGTGCGCGTTGCTGTATTCGCCAAGGACGCCAAGGCTGATGAAGCCCGCGCGGCTGGCGCTGACATCGTCGGTGCTGATGACCTGGCAGAGCAGATCCAGAACGGCAAGATCGATTTCGATCGTTGCATCGCCACCCCCGACATGATGCCGCTCGTTGGCCGTCTCGGTAAGGTGCTGGGTCCGCGTAACCTGATGCCGAACCCGAAGGTTGGCACGGTGACCCCCGATGTGGCGGGCGCTGTGAAAGCTGCCAAGGGCGGCGCTGTTGAATTCCGCGTCGAAAAGGCCGGTATTCTGCATGCAGGCGTTGGCAAGGCTTCCTTCACTGAAGCGGCGATCCTTGAGAACATCAAGGCATTTGCCGATGCAGTGTCCAAGGCAAAGCCGGCTGGTGCCAAGGGTACATATATCAAGCGTGTTGCCGTGTCCTCGACCATGGGCCCGGGCGTTCACGTGGATCCGTCCAGCGTTCTCCAGTAG
- the rplK gene encoding 50S ribosomal protein L11, whose amino-acid sequence MAKKITGYLKLQVPAGAANPSPPIGPALGQRGLNIMEFCKAFNAKTQELEKGAPIPTIITIFADKSFTFELKMPPVTYYLKQAISLKSGSKKPGHETAGKISQAQLREIAEKKMADLNAHTVEAAMAQIAGSARSMGLEVQE is encoded by the coding sequence ATGGCAAAGAAGATTACTGGCTACTTGAAGTTGCAAGTGCCGGCCGGCGCGGCGAACCCTTCGCCCCCAATCGGCCCGGCTCTTGGTCAGCGCGGCCTGAACATCATGGAATTCTGCAAGGCATTCAACGCCAAGACGCAGGAACTTGAAAAGGGCGCTCCGATCCCCACGATCATCACGATCTTTGCGGACAAGAGCTTCACTTTCGAACTCAAGATGCCGCCGGTTACCTACTACCTGAAGCAGGCCATCAGCCTCAAATCCGGCTCCAAGAAGCCTGGTCATGAGACTGCCGGCAAGATTTCGCAGGCCCAGCTGCGCGAAATCGCTGAAAAGAAGATGGCCGACCTGAATGCGCACACCGTTGAAGCTGCCATGGCGCAGATCGCCGGTTCCGCGCGTTCCATGGGTCTTGAGGTTCAGGAGTAA